The following proteins are encoded in a genomic region of Variovorax paradoxus:
- a CDS encoding MFS transporter, translated as MRQIDLHKLADDARFNRFHGLVLFWCALIIVFDGYDLSVVGIALPSIMSNMGVDATNAGFMVSSALFGMMFGAIFLGTIADRIGRRWAVAICVGLFSIFTAAAGLAGDPFTFGAMRFLAGLGIGGVMPNVVAHMTEYSPRKIRATLVTLMFSGYAVGGIIAAMLGKSFIEAYGWQSVFFAAGLPVLLIPVILKSLPESMPFLLAKGRTEELSKIVSKLDPSYQPLAGDRFVVPAEDRADSAAIKHLFSEGRGFSTAMFWIAFFMCLFMVFALSSWLTKLMAGAGYSLGSALTFVLVLNVGAMAGAIGGGWLADRFHIKYVLAGMYALAAVSLVLLGYKMPTPALFVLVGLAGASTIGTQIVANAYTGQFYPMAVRSTGLGWALGVGRSGAILAPILIGVLVGMSLPLHQNFIAIAIPAVIGMIAVLLIDHGRSASTQHVAASAEATPAAAKVPAVG; from the coding sequence ATGCGTCAAATCGACCTTCACAAGCTGGCCGACGATGCCCGCTTCAATCGCTTCCACGGCCTCGTGCTGTTCTGGTGCGCACTGATCATCGTCTTCGACGGCTACGACCTGTCGGTGGTCGGCATCGCACTGCCGTCGATCATGTCGAACATGGGCGTGGATGCGACCAACGCGGGATTCATGGTGAGCTCGGCGCTCTTCGGCATGATGTTCGGCGCCATCTTCCTGGGCACGATCGCCGACAGGATCGGCCGCCGCTGGGCGGTGGCCATCTGCGTGGGCCTGTTCAGCATTTTCACGGCCGCCGCTGGCCTGGCCGGCGATCCCTTCACGTTCGGCGCAATGCGCTTCCTTGCCGGGCTCGGCATCGGCGGCGTGATGCCGAACGTGGTGGCGCACATGACCGAATACTCCCCCAGGAAAATCCGTGCGACCCTCGTGACGCTGATGTTCAGCGGCTATGCGGTGGGAGGCATCATTGCGGCCATGCTCGGCAAGAGCTTCATCGAGGCCTACGGCTGGCAATCGGTGTTCTTCGCGGCGGGCCTGCCGGTGCTGCTGATTCCGGTCATCCTGAAGTCGCTTCCGGAATCGATGCCGTTCCTGCTGGCGAAGGGCAGAACCGAAGAGCTCAGCAAGATCGTGTCGAAACTCGACCCGAGCTACCAGCCGCTTGCGGGCGACCGGTTCGTGGTGCCGGCCGAAGACAGGGCCGACAGCGCGGCCATCAAGCACCTCTTCAGTGAAGGCCGCGGTTTCAGCACGGCCATGTTCTGGATCGCATTCTTCATGTGCCTGTTCATGGTGTTTGCGCTGAGTTCGTGGCTGACGAAGCTGATGGCCGGCGCCGGCTACAGCCTGGGCTCGGCGCTGACCTTCGTCTTGGTATTGAATGTGGGCGCGATGGCCGGCGCGATCGGCGGCGGTTGGCTTGCCGACAGGTTCCACATCAAGTACGTGCTCGCCGGAATGTATGCGCTGGCCGCAGTCTCGCTGGTGCTGCTCGGCTACAAGATGCCCACGCCGGCGCTGTTCGTCCTCGTGGGCCTGGCCGGTGCATCGACCATCGGCACCCAGATCGTCGCCAACGCCTACACCGGGCAGTTCTATCCGATGGCGGTCCGCTCGACGGGCCTGGGATGGGCCCTGGGCGTCGGCCGCAGCGGTGCCATCCTGGCGCCGATCCTGATCGGCGTGCTGGTCGGCATGAGCCTGCCGCTGCACCAGAACTTCATCGCCATCGCGATTCCGGCTGTGATCGGAATGATCGCGGTGTTGCTCATCGATCACGGCCGGTCGGCCTCCACCCAGCATGTCGCCGCCAGCGCCGAAGCGACTCCCGCAGCGGCGAAAGTGCCGGCAGTGGGGTAA
- a CDS encoding ATP-binding protein: MTAVRGAAALLLCAAFASCFWVRPVEAATLHLRDIEGLPIALDDKVEVLEDRKAQLSLEAVEAQDSHSRGGFVPGTRARMRPGFTNSVFWLRLSVANDSGTARSLRLVLNTTWLQYVDFHVQREQRGKASAKTWTHEAAGISMPGNLDRKVNRVPTLALELAPGEQANVLVRVQSRSSVKLAPVLHSAETWRESESSHALVDGLLIGGLLVLAVYSMAVWGISRNAAMASQGLGFALVALYEATYRGYARLLFWPDSTEWSYRAAGFIAGCCVLNMVLYLHALSRGGPVRRPGLYVLVALAAVQALMTSGTLVGTYGPFAQAGILSALALVLALTVSSFVYMRRAGPGGRLAFPVMAVVSLGVCLRLLELSMPEHAVPGFDAYALGFPGLLVGLVALAAWTHHLSHQRHSAQRKLVQWQAHEQQRLHDEVARKTRALNAALEQAEQRAREQTRLMAYISHDLRAPLATIVGHARMLQGELASTPPQLQAIERSANYQLALVDDLLEYAKGELLPLALDPKAVRLPALIEDIAQYADALAQRQNNRFMLELRGTLPPVVRIDSKRFQQLLLNLLSNAAKFTHGGQMGLRVQAHPADHQWRLSLEVWDSGIGIDSKDQRRVFRAFTQADPAAAGNGLGLAIARRIVQRMGGELRLDSRRHLGTRLRFSVVVDAASEDEVPSAGAEAAAPLLQVSAEIPRRRAKPVPGIAPLPADVRRELETLARDGRWTDLHEWADRLAAEPRHEALVKAVRQALESLDFDHISHLARATPHAAAD; encoded by the coding sequence GTGACTGCCGTGCGCGGCGCGGCCGCCCTGCTGTTGTGCGCCGCGTTCGCCAGCTGTTTCTGGGTCCGGCCCGTCGAGGCTGCCACGTTGCATCTGCGCGATATCGAAGGGCTGCCCATCGCGCTGGACGACAAGGTCGAGGTGCTGGAAGACCGAAAGGCGCAGCTCTCGCTCGAAGCCGTGGAAGCGCAGGACAGCCATTCACGGGGCGGCTTCGTGCCGGGCACCCGGGCTCGCATGCGGCCGGGCTTCACGAACTCGGTGTTCTGGCTGCGGCTTTCAGTGGCGAACGACAGCGGCACCGCTCGCTCGTTGCGGCTGGTGCTGAACACCACATGGCTCCAGTACGTCGACTTCCACGTGCAGCGGGAACAACGCGGCAAGGCGTCCGCGAAGACGTGGACGCATGAAGCGGCGGGCATCTCCATGCCCGGCAACCTCGATCGCAAGGTCAACCGCGTTCCCACGCTCGCGCTGGAACTGGCGCCCGGCGAGCAAGCCAACGTGCTGGTGCGCGTGCAAAGCCGCAGCAGCGTCAAGCTGGCGCCCGTGCTGCACAGCGCCGAAACCTGGCGCGAGAGCGAGAGCAGCCATGCACTCGTCGACGGCCTGCTGATCGGCGGCCTGCTCGTGCTCGCGGTCTATTCGATGGCGGTGTGGGGCATTTCGCGCAATGCAGCCATGGCGTCGCAGGGCCTCGGGTTCGCGCTGGTCGCGCTGTACGAAGCCACCTACCGCGGCTATGCGCGGCTGCTTTTCTGGCCCGACAGCACCGAATGGAGCTACCGCGCGGCAGGCTTCATTGCCGGATGCTGCGTCCTGAACATGGTGCTGTACCTGCATGCGCTCTCGCGCGGCGGACCGGTGCGCCGACCCGGCCTGTATGTGCTGGTAGCGCTGGCCGCGGTACAGGCGCTGATGACGTCCGGGACCCTGGTGGGCACCTATGGGCCTTTTGCGCAAGCCGGCATCTTGAGCGCCTTGGCGCTGGTGCTGGCTCTCACGGTCAGCAGCTTCGTCTACATGCGCCGGGCGGGGCCTGGCGGGCGGCTGGCTTTTCCGGTGATGGCGGTGGTCAGCCTGGGTGTGTGCCTGCGGCTCCTGGAACTCTCCATGCCGGAGCACGCAGTGCCGGGCTTCGATGCCTACGCGCTCGGTTTTCCCGGCCTGCTGGTCGGGCTGGTGGCGTTGGCGGCATGGACGCACCACCTCTCGCACCAGCGGCACTCCGCACAACGGAAACTGGTTCAGTGGCAGGCCCACGAGCAGCAGCGGCTGCACGACGAAGTGGCACGCAAGACCCGCGCGCTCAACGCCGCGCTCGAGCAGGCCGAACAACGCGCGCGCGAACAGACGCGGCTCATGGCCTACATCAGCCACGACCTGCGCGCGCCGCTGGCCACCATCGTGGGCCACGCCCGCATGCTGCAGGGCGAGCTGGCCTCGACGCCGCCGCAGCTGCAGGCCATCGAACGCAGCGCCAACTACCAGCTCGCCCTGGTCGACGACCTGCTCGAATACGCCAAGGGCGAACTGCTGCCGCTTGCGCTGGACCCCAAGGCGGTTCGCCTGCCCGCGCTGATCGAAGACATCGCGCAATACGCCGATGCGCTGGCGCAGCGCCAGAACAACCGCTTCATGCTCGAGCTTCGAGGAACGCTGCCGCCGGTGGTGCGCATCGACAGCAAGCGCTTTCAGCAGTTGCTGCTGAACCTGCTGTCGAACGCGGCCAAGTTCACGCACGGCGGCCAGATGGGCTTGCGGGTGCAGGCACACCCCGCCGACCACCAGTGGCGGCTGAGCCTGGAAGTCTGGGACAGCGGCATCGGCATCGACAGCAAGGACCAGCGGCGCGTGTTCCGCGCGTTCACGCAGGCGGACCCGGCCGCGGCCGGCAACGGGCTCGGGCTGGCGATTGCGCGGCGCATCGTTCAGCGCATGGGCGGCGAGCTGCGACTCGACAGCCGCCGCCACCTGGGCACGCGGCTGCGTTTTTCAGTCGTGGTCGACGCCGCCTCGGAGGACGAGGTGCCTTCCGCCGGCGCGGAGGCCGCGGCGCCCCTTCTTCAGGTGTCCGCCGAAATTCCGCGCCGACGCGCGAAGCCGGTGCCCGGGATCGCACCGCTGCCCGCGGACGTGCGCCGGGAACTCGAAACGCTGGCGCGCGACGGCCGATGGACCGATCTGCACGAATGGGCCGACCGGCTTGCGGCGGAACCGCGCCACGAAGCATTGGTGAAAGCGGTGCGCCAGGCGCTCGAGAGCCTCGACTTCGACCACATCAGCCACCTGGCGCGAGCGACACCCCACGCCGCCGCGGACTGA
- a CDS encoding response regulator transcription factor → MSYWSSSPPRRAHILLVDDNIDELQLLLAALRGEEHRISMAFDAMQGYRRATALQPDLILMDVRMGGTSGFAACRLLKADRTTAHIPVIFLTSSSSVEERLTGLREGAVDYILKPYEPAEVLARVAVHLALASSKSTHGSAVSGGTPPEDEREFGPDRVIALAAQRLVSSDLVNVPPLPELASRVGTHEKRLSRVFREQTGRTVFEFVREARLTEARRLLVESALSIEEVAFAVGFSSAANFSTAFRERFQTTPSSFRNTLGGKAMSLPVPEPFPMFEA, encoded by the coding sequence ATGTCTTACTGGTCCTCCTCCCCACCCCGGCGTGCGCACATTCTTCTGGTCGACGACAACATCGACGAGCTGCAACTTCTCCTCGCCGCCTTGCGAGGCGAGGAGCACCGCATCAGCATGGCTTTCGACGCGATGCAGGGCTACAGGCGAGCGACCGCCCTGCAGCCAGACCTGATCCTGATGGACGTGCGCATGGGCGGCACCAGCGGCTTTGCCGCGTGCCGGCTGCTCAAGGCCGACCGCACGACCGCGCACATCCCGGTGATCTTCCTGACCTCCTCCAGCTCGGTGGAAGAGCGGCTGACGGGGCTGCGCGAAGGCGCGGTGGACTACATCCTCAAGCCCTACGAACCCGCCGAAGTGCTTGCGCGCGTGGCCGTGCACCTGGCGCTGGCCAGCAGCAAGTCCACGCACGGGAGCGCTGTCAGCGGCGGCACGCCGCCCGAAGACGAAAGGGAGTTCGGCCCCGATCGCGTCATCGCGTTGGCGGCCCAGCGCCTCGTGAGCTCGGACCTCGTGAACGTGCCCCCGCTGCCGGAGCTGGCCTCGCGCGTGGGAACGCACGAGAAGCGCCTCTCGCGCGTCTTTCGCGAGCAGACCGGCCGCACGGTGTTCGAGTTCGTGCGCGAAGCCCGGCTCACGGAGGCGCGCCGCCTGCTCGTGGAATCCGCGCTCAGCATCGAGGAAGTGGCGTTCGCGGTCGGTTTCTCGAGCGCCGCCAATTTCTCGACCGCCTTCCGCGAGCGTTTTCAAACGACACCGAGCAGCTTTCGGAACACGCTCGGCGGCAAGGCAATGTCCTTGCCCGTGCCGGAGCCCTTCCCGATGTTCGAGGCCTGA